One region of Amphiprion ocellaris isolate individual 3 ecotype Okinawa chromosome 9, ASM2253959v1, whole genome shotgun sequence genomic DNA includes:
- the LOC111578024 gene encoding membrane-spanning 4-domains subfamily A member 8-like isoform X1, translating into MSVTMTKAEGVTVFTLTSDPQSAWPPLCQIFKGLCYSPVCCSVSQQLRRIQRTSQSVLGALQIMVGLLNLGLGAVLLGSGSGSGWQMDVTMFPIWLGALFIVFGIMCILSEKYPSPCLVILTLVLNLAGVAFAITAIVMYSINVADTYMGGWYWYCDHNDYDYYGYRRHHTTTTPSPERDVLQEKCLEARELAQMLVLGINIVLIVLSVLELCVVISSVVLGIKALRSRQKESNEVEALKSQNPSNHCWMKSPLILEPECQQEL; encoded by the exons ATGTCTGTGACTATGACCAAGGCTGAGGGGGTCACTGTGTTCACTTTGACCTCGGACCCCCAAAGTGCTTGGCCTCCTCTGTGCCAGATCTTCAAGGGTCTTTGCTACAGTCCAGTTTGCTGCTCGGTGTCTCAGCAGCTGAGGAGGATCCAGAGAACTTCTCAGTCAGTGCTGGGG GCTCTGCAGATTATGGTTGGGCTGCTCAATCTTGGCCTTGGAGCCGTCCTCCTCGGCTCTGGCTCTGGTTCTGGGTGGCAAATGGATGTTACCATGTTTCCTATTTGGTTGGGAGCGTTG TTCATTGTGTTTGGCATCATGTGTATTTTGTCTGAGAAGTACCCCAGTCCATGTTTG GTCATCCTCACCCTGGTTCTGAATCTGGCAGGAGTTGCTTTTGCCATTACAGCCATTGTTATGTACAGCATCAATGTAGCGGACACATATATGGGGGGGTGGTATTGGTATTGTGACCATAATGATTATGACTACTACGGGTACAGAAGACATCATACTACAACAACTCCATCTCCTGAGAGGGATGTCTTGCAGGAGAAGTGCTTGGAGGCCAGAGAACTGGCTCAG ATGCTGGTGTTGGGAATAAACATTGTCCTGATCGTCTTGTCAGTCCTGGAGCTCTGTGTCGTCATCAGCTCTGTTGTGTTGGGGATCAAGGCTCTGAGGAGCAGACAGAAGGAATCAAACGAGGTCGA AGCGCTGAAGAGCCAGAATCCTTCAAACCACTGCTGGATGAAGTCACCACTGATCCTGGAGcctgaatgtcagcaggaactGTGA
- the LOC111578024 gene encoding membrane-spanning 4-domains subfamily A member 8-like isoform X2: protein MSVTMTKAEGVTVFTLTSDPQSAWPPLCQIFKGLCYSPVCCSVSQQLRRIQRTSQSVLGALQIMVGLLNLGLGAVLLGSGSGSGWQMDVTMFPIWLGALFIVFGIMCILSEKYPSPCLVILTLVLNLAGVAFAITAIVMYSINVADTYMGGWYWYCDHNDYDYYGYRRHHTTTTPSPERDVLQEKCLEARELAQMLVLGINIVLIVLSVLELCVVISSVVLGIKALRSRQKESNESAEEPESFKPLLDEVTTDPGA from the exons ATGTCTGTGACTATGACCAAGGCTGAGGGGGTCACTGTGTTCACTTTGACCTCGGACCCCCAAAGTGCTTGGCCTCCTCTGTGCCAGATCTTCAAGGGTCTTTGCTACAGTCCAGTTTGCTGCTCGGTGTCTCAGCAGCTGAGGAGGATCCAGAGAACTTCTCAGTCAGTGCTGGGG GCTCTGCAGATTATGGTTGGGCTGCTCAATCTTGGCCTTGGAGCCGTCCTCCTCGGCTCTGGCTCTGGTTCTGGGTGGCAAATGGATGTTACCATGTTTCCTATTTGGTTGGGAGCGTTG TTCATTGTGTTTGGCATCATGTGTATTTTGTCTGAGAAGTACCCCAGTCCATGTTTG GTCATCCTCACCCTGGTTCTGAATCTGGCAGGAGTTGCTTTTGCCATTACAGCCATTGTTATGTACAGCATCAATGTAGCGGACACATATATGGGGGGGTGGTATTGGTATTGTGACCATAATGATTATGACTACTACGGGTACAGAAGACATCATACTACAACAACTCCATCTCCTGAGAGGGATGTCTTGCAGGAGAAGTGCTTGGAGGCCAGAGAACTGGCTCAG ATGCTGGTGTTGGGAATAAACATTGTCCTGATCGTCTTGTCAGTCCTGGAGCTCTGTGTCGTCATCAGCTCTGTTGTGTTGGGGATCAAGGCTCTGAGGAGCAGACAGAAGGAATCAAACGAG AGCGCTGAAGAGCCAGAATCCTTCAAACCACTGCTGGATGAAGTCACCACTGATCCTGGAGcctga